The DNA segment CTTGTGATTAATCTGATAGATAGACAGGCTCTGTTTGTCCATGTAACATTTATCGTGGCATATGAACCTTGTACTGCTCCAGCTTTGACTAGACATGGTCAGTTGTCTAACCTACAGATTGGCTGTTACCTTTGCAGAAGTTGCTGAAAAGGAAGTGATGTTTCGGCAATCAAGCAATCGCAACTCGCTAGATAAAGGGTCCATGGTTAAGAGAGTACTCCAGATAGCATTGCTTTTGGCTGTTGTTGTCTGGTTGCTAAACCGTATCAACAAGAATGAATATGCTGGAGACCAAATCAACATCGATCAGGAATATGTAGATTTTGGTCGGAAAGGGAAAGCAGGATCCGAGAATGTTGTTGTCATAAATGGGCAGACGATAGATTTCGATGACATCTCCGAAACAAATGAAGCTGGAGGTCAAGCTGAGGCTTTTGGTCAGCACTCCGAAGAGAAGAATGAAGACGAGTCTTTTGGTAAAGAACAAGAGGAGTCTCATAAAAATATCTCAGATACTGACCAAACAGAAACTCAAGAAGAACAACTCGGCAATAAGGATGGGAACGACGACTCAAGCATCAGCAACAGAGATGTTACAGTGGGCAATGAAATGAGTACCAGCGAAATGGATGCTTTACGGCTTCCCAGTCAGAGGGACAGCGAAAACTCACAGGATCCAAATGAGGGGGAAAACCTTGGAGATGACTCCCTTCAACGAAATAAGCTAGTCACATTGGGTCGATCAAAAAATGATACCGAAGAAGAAATAACTTTTGACGAAGAGAGGATCTTCGGCTCCCAGAATCAATTAGAAGGTGATGGAAAAGTTGatgaaattgaaaacaagacaattgATTCCAATGGAGGAGTCGAATCAGAGAATGAAATCAGTGGTGAAAATAGTTTTGAAGTTGAAAAGGAAACAACCGAGACCAATGGAGGAGGCAAATTCCAGACTGACGGTAGTGATAGTTTGGAAGATACCACGGCCAATCCAAGTTCAGATGATACCAGCTTCTCTCTCCCTAACAATGAGAACAATGAGGTGTCTATCAACAATGAGCCTTCTGATAAGATTACTCTTGATTCTCAAGGAGACATTAGTAGTACTCATTCTGAGGCTACCGAGCACCATACTATGCAAAATGTAAGCTCTGATACAAGAACCGTGGATGAAGCTACCGGTCTACCCAATACCACCGAAGAAAAAGTACCAGTGATACCAACTGATAGTGAAGTTCCAAAGAGGGAAGCAGTTGAATTTCAAGACACCAGCGTTACAAAAGCTGAAGTAACCGATGATGATGACCCTTCGGTAGAGGAGACTAATACAGAGTCGGATGACAAGCTCCCGGTCACATCTGTAGCTGATCATGCAGAGAATGTGGAATTGCCGGTCTTTGATAAGGCTCTGGAGAGGGATGCGGCTGATTCCAGTGGAGATAATGCTTCAGATTCTGGCAGAAATGATTTTAAAGAAGAAAAGATGGATTTGGAATCTAATAAAGAAGACGCCACATCTGAGCCTCAAAATGCTGGTGACAGTTTCAGCTTAGGAACAAACTCTGAGACAAGCTCAGCAAGTGAAGCTGGAAACTCATCCCATACCAATGAGAACATTTTACAGATTCCTACCAACGAGGTTCCGAAAGCTGATGCAGAAAATTCCCAAGTAGATGACTTCGCTAAGGGAGAAGAAAACTCTCGTAATATTGAAGACACGACCGAACCAAATCCCAAAGAAGAAACCAACTCAGAATCGGGTAACAACGATGCCTCATCTGGTGGCGGCGACAATGCAGATTCATGGAAGGAGGGTGGTAAAGATTCAGAATAAAATTTCTGTGTTCGGATCGTGATAAGGATGAGTTTGAAGATCCACAGAATGCTTGCTTATGTACGATTAGAGTGGAGAGCAACGTTCATTAGAAAGATATGGGTATGAATCTGCTCTCTTTTGCTGCAATTATACAGCCTTTTAGTTTGTAAGTTCTTGTAGCTACGCCTTTGAGGAGGTACTCTTCCTACTACTTTTGTTTCCTGCGAAAAGGTTGAAACTTGAGAAAAATGTGTGTGATTGTGCTTATAATTAGAAAATGATTGATCCTCATGGTGGGTGGGTACTTTGTATGTGTTAAGCATTTCATGTTTTTTTATCAGCACTACCTTTTTGCGTTAATTGCAACACTTCAAACTGTCGCAGGAATGGTTTGTCAAAGACACCTAAATAGTATTTATCAACATccaatatcaaatgataagaaatTACAGTACTCAGTCAATCAAACAGACAACAAATATAACTAGGAATCATAaactataaaataatatatttatagtaGAGAACTGAAGATCGAGTAGTAGATGAGAATAGCTATTTAAACTTTGCAATTAGATTGATTTATGTGAAAACTTACACAACATTAATTGGCTAAAACAGAACTCAGTTCGTCATCTTTATAAACAAGGAAATCAAACATGCAGATCTAATTTCAGACTACAGTTGACCAAGCAATCTTTTGGCCAATTCTCCGTAATCAATAGCTTTCTTCAATGGATGTGTACATTCACATATTTTGAAGCTGCAACATCTTCAGcatccaattgattatatcacctCCAACTTCATCGCGCTCAGGTTCAAATAGAAGGTCGTGTAAGAAGCCTTCATAGAGCTTTATATCCTTGTGTCTCGAGGCAGCAACATTGTACAGATCTTGCGACGCCAATGGATCAGTGACCCTGTCAGCAGTCCCATGCAGTACGAAGAAAGGTACAGTGATGGACTTCATATTCTGCAGCAGGTAAGAAGAGATGCGTAGGATCTCATGGCCTGTGCGAACTCTTATAGGTCTAGTGTAAACCAGTGGATCTGAGTACTTTGCCGACATAGCAGCTGGGTCTCTTGACACAGGAATGCCCCTTTTATTAGCTCCCTTGAATTGGAACTTTGGCAGTACCAGTGAAAAAATTGGAGCCACAGCCTGCACAACCAAACGACTTGAGTGCTCTTGTAATTTTAGCAAGTAGGGAACTTATGCATCAATGATAGCCTGACCAAGCACAGGAATGATCAGTAATTGTTCTcccttaaaagtacttttctttctGTATGCAACAGTCTGACTTTATAGCACGTCATAAGAGATCACAAGAGAAGAATTACCCCAACTATTGGATGAGCTGGCTTTACACGCAGTGCTGGAGATGTTAGTATGATCCCTTCTACCATGGCTTTGATATGAGGATATGAAGCTGCCTGTTAGGCAACAAATTTATCGATGAGATCAGAATAGACCAATCTGAATAACCAAGATGGTAAAGGTTTTTCCAATTTTTATATAATGACATCACCTTTAAAACCACAGCTCCACCGGTGGAGTGACCGAAAAGGAAACAAGGCACACCAGGATTATCAGATGTAATTTTCTCCAGAAATTTTCCCTGCATACACGTAAATGAAAATTCGAATATACTTAAGACTAGAATTACTTGGATACGGTATACACAAGTTCAAAGAAAAAATAACAACAGAATCCACTCACAGTGTCCTCCACAACATAGTCCAATGAAGGTACATACCCATGCAGTCCATCACTACCACCATGCCCTGTCAAAAAATCACAAATAATTTGCTATACATTAGCTTTATTCaacttggttttttcaaaaacacTTTGAAAGCTACCTGGATCTGAAGTAACTCAAACATTACTAGGGAACCTATTATCCATTGCCTAGTCATTTCTCAAAGATCCAACAGGAACCAAAAGATGGAAAGCATTAGGTGAACTCTGCTAGCATATTTAACAGATGTACACTTGCATTATTTGAGCTAGTTACTAAATACTTATGATTGCATCACGCATGATAATGCAAAGGAACAAATGCAACAAGTGTTTTTGAGAGGTCCTTCAGTCCTTGCACTAAGCAGCATTTGATCAGATTGCAGCAATCTTAAGGTCATGAGACGACAGTGCCATTAGAGAATTAGTGAAATGCAATAATTTCAAGATGTTGAAAAGAATATGTTACTTACTTATCCCTATTCATGCTGCATTTCATCCTCTTGGCATATAGACCACTTAAATCTACCAAAAGTAGGGCACAAGAATGTCCATCCGTTTACTGAAAAACAACTGTAACAAACAAAAAGACCAGCACAAACACATACACACCTATCCAATCCATCGCATATACTCCAAAGTTGCATTCCATCAGCTGCTTAGCAAAGTGCGAATATCTTCCGCTGAGTTAAAATTAAGACagcaattttatcataaaaagatTCTACATATATTATGTAATACAATATGTGCACATTTAGCCATTGGCTAGTAATGTGATTAGAACACAGCCATCAACTTGATAGCTATCTTTGTTGATCAACGGTAGAGAATCCACCAGGACACCACCATCAAACATTCCATCTCACAGATGGAATAAGTTacaatacacacatacacacacatatattacATGTAtccatgtgtatatgtatataactgCAAGTAAAAGAGAAACCAATTAGGCTCCACTTACCTGTGTTCATTGAGCCCATGTATTATCACCAGAATACCCCTGCAAGTTGCAGAAAAAACAACTCTTATTAGACACCATCAAATCACAAAGGAAACAACAATTCAAATATCGTACCCCTTGAATTAAAAAAGGGCATGTTAAGAGTATAAAATATGGAATAGAATACGTGTTCTTGAATTTTCAAGTCTTTTGAGGATTGAGGCTTAACCTTTCAAGTATAAAAGTTGATTCAACTAGTTTAGCCTCTAGGATATATTTCGTCGATGTCCTCAATAGAACTCAATCATGGGAAGGAAACTTGCATCTAACTCACCTAGATGGGGAACGATTTCTAACTTTTGTTGTAGTAGtagaagtagtagtagtagtagtagtagtagtagtagcggTTGATCTCGCAGCTCCTCCATCTGCAGATCAAGCCAATCCAAACATTGAGTCAATAACTGACTCAAGAGACTGTAATCACCCTGTCCTATCTTCCTAAAACCAGGGGAAAGAGAAGACAGATTCTGACTTGAAAGCCGAATAGGAAAGAAGGACCAGTATGCTTCGGTCTGACCCCTCGATGCAGACCAAAGCGTAGTAAGATCAAAGAATCAGTGATTCGATCATCACGCGAAGGATCTCCGTCAACAAAAGGTGATGTCAAGTTAAAAATGACAGTTCCTTATAAGTAGGAACGGCACCCATCCGAATTGGCAAATGATATCATGTTATATTGACCTTCGACAAGGATATAATCCAACGATAAAATACTGTCCTTATAATCTAAATATATCCAAACGAAAAAAGATTCAATTTTTGATGCAGAAGACAAAGGAACGATAAAAGAATACTGATTCTCTGAACCAAATAAAACCCTCGCCTTGCAAGAATTAAAGGAAACAAACCCCTAATTCTTAACCGCAGCATCGGATCGAATCCTCACCTTAGATCTCCCGATGCCGGCAACCACGACCGGCAGTAGAGTGCCGTCCTCCTTGGTCCCAGAAACAAAAAGGTCCCGCAGCGGCATGCCACTTCCCCTCCGCCTTCCTCCGACAAAGGTACCATCTCCACCCGCTCGGCGAGGGCCCTACGCCGCAGCACGTCCTCCTCCTCCGCGGCCGCCGACCATGTCCCTACACCCGTCCTCCGTCGCGAGGAAGCCGAAGCCGCCATCGATCTCCAGGAAATCGGGCTGCGGCGGCGGATGAAGAGGAGGAACCACATGGCGAGGGCATGCAGGAAGAGAAGAAGGCGGAGGAGCGACGCCGGCGACGGCACGGACCTCCGTATGTTCCTGAAGACCGGGATGATCCGGCCGCTCGCACCGGAGGTCAGCTCCTCCACCGGCACACCCCTCTCCATTTCTCACCGCGTCTGCTCCCTTCTTTTTCTCCTCTCTctattcttcctctctctctctctctctctctctctctcttcttctcctcctctctctctctctctctccccctgcgGGATTTCCATTGTTCGTATATAAAGAGGAAGGAAGGATCGGCTTCTTTGTCTTTGACCTTTTCGGGGTTTTTCACCAAAaccattaattaattaaatacacCGACGTCCATCATACGCAAGGTTTGGATGGTCCGTTATGTTCGCTTCTTACGTATTCGATACGATCGATACCGTCACCAACTAAACAAAACCACCCTTGCAGGGGTTTTCGCATACATTTGTGTTTGTATACCTGCCCGACAGACAATAACAAAAATACCCTTGCAAGATTGCCCCAAAGAGGGTGGGCGGGCATAAATCATTGCGTTGATCATTGGATCTAATCAATGATTATAATAATACTTTTACATTGTTTTACGTAAAAATATCTCACAAAATTATAGGCATAGAATAATGGTTTCCCAAAATGACAGATGTTTTAAGAATTCAATGATTTCGGAAAGAAACAACAGTTCGATTTGCTATCTGTAATTCGTTAATTTTACGATGGCCTAATAATATGCAAAAAGCCACATCATACGGTGCGCTGTTATTACGTAACGGGGGGACAGGGGTCCACCAGTGGACGATGATTGATGGCATCTGATGCCACGTAGGTGAGACTAGGCCGGCGTTTCCGTTGCCCGATCTCGTGGCGCGTATTGCGCGGCGTTCTTTAAGAGTAGTTGCCACTGCAATGCCGGTGGTCAGCCAACAAGCGTCAAACTGGGTGGGTTGGTTTCCAACCGAGAGGCAAAGGCGTCGAATCGACCTGAGCCGCTGATAGGAACTCGTACGGTGGTGATCTGAAAGGATTAGATTTTTGACTCGGTTGCGGCCTGCAGGTTATCGTGGCGAACATTGAGCACTGGCCCCACAGTCGTCACATCCTTCCTTTTCTAACAACAAGTCAAGCATGTTATAACCGAAGGCTTCGGTCAAAAATGAAACTGGGGGAATGGATGATAGGAATATGGTAACCGAGCGCTTCTTTATTCCGTTACCAAAAGGATGGGTGGGTTGGTTGCACGAATATATTCATGTCTTCGCTGTCCCAAAAGTGCATATCTATCCAATCCCAGTGGAAAAGATTCAGTTTGACGCCACTTGAAATTGTGGATAAGTCTCGCCACGAGGGAAAGCATCTCAAGGCCCATTAAAAAAACAcaaacaaaaagctttagaatacAGATCGTTCAAGCCTCCCTGTGCTACCTACCAACTTTCTGGGAAAGCCTGTTACAGTCTCGTGGTCATGGATGAGGTTTCTGATAAGGCTAACACCGTAGCATCATAAAGAATAATAAACATAGGTGACAATTTTAGCATAAGTAGAGACACGCTCCCATCCAAAATTACGATATGGATTGACCATAAATTTTGACCGGCTCTCCGTCGGACGGTGGGCTCAGACGCGGTCCAATGGCTGTGCCCTGCCCGCCGCTTCAACCAAGACGTAGTCCACAGCGTGGACTACTGTATGCAGCTTTTTCTTACCCTGCGGATGGCAGAGAAAGAGCAAGTGCCATAATTCGTAGTGAGTCATACCGAGAAAGGAGACGAGAGCGTTAGCATCACCATTAAGTTTATGGTTTTCTGGACATATAACGAAGAGATCTAGCGGGGTAAGTTGGATAGGTGAACTGCTTGCATCTACTTTGACGCGGCAGACAACGCATTGCACGCGTTGTAGTTGCCGTGGGAATAATATGCTCGTCTACGTCGCAGCGTGCAGAAAGGCGTCGGTCACTTCAAAGGTGCTGTTCAAATTGGGCGTCTTGAAGGATAATTAATATACACCATCACAGCTTTCTTCTTTCGtaataaaggaaaagaaaaaaaatatgactcAGAGAATATTatttcaagcaaaaaaaaaaaattctttataaAAGAATTCTAGTGCTACGTAGTAAAAATATACATGGAAAGATACATCGACTATCACTGAAGATGCACGCTAGAGTAACAAAATTCATTATCTGATACAAGTTTCAAAATTTTGTTGCATAACATGTTATTCCGACACGTATTGGATCAGCCGTCTATCAAGCTCAAAATGTTGGCAAAGAAGTTTCTGCAATTGGAAATAAATAGGAAACAAAAATCAATATTCTCTGCACCTAAAAGTAAACCGGGGGCTAAAGAACTTTTAGGAGATCAATGCTATTGCTGCTATACAGCTTGTTTGTTGCATAGGATGACAAAACGGAGATATTCTACTTTCCAAGAGTGAATCATAATGTTCATTGTTACTTCATTCCTTGCAgtttatttgaaattagtttCTCCGAAAATCAACAAATTATTTATCTAAAGGTCTTACTTTTCTTATTAAATGTCCAAAATAATATGCTCTCCAGTATATCCATCATGAAACATGAAAAGAGAATAATACCTTGCTAATTGTTGGGACAGAAGCTTCTGTATAGCTGAATTCAGGTAGTCTAGCAACTTCCaccgcattttcaaacaaaatatatGTAGGAATTTGACCTGTACGTCCAAACAACAAAACAAACCAAAACAAGATGAATACAGTCAATAAACTAATAACAAAGTCATCATTCCATGTGGAAATTAGAAAATGTGTTCGAATATGGATACAGGAATGGTATCATCCCGTATGTATTTAACAGTATTTGGCCAGTAAACAAAAAAGGGTGTGTGAGAACCCCAACAAGGTCCATTTCTAGGATCTAGAATCTGAAATATCCAACATGATTAATTGCAGATATGAGAATCCATTACCACCAGACGAGATCAGGAAAACAAATTTTAGTTAAGcaatatatcttttaaaatagataAATATCTACCAGGTAAAGATATTCCaaacttttctgcagcatttGGGAAGTGCCCAATATCAACTActccaaaagaaatatttttgtttGAGTATCTgccaaaataaattaaaaaaacattCCCAATGATAAGCTGAGAGAATAAAAATAGTAAATATAAAAATAGCTTGATATATGTACTCCGACATTCATGTGTCGTCAACATCCAAAAGAAATAAAGACAATGAAGTGGCAATTTTTGGCTAGATTATTATGCAGAATGACCCTTGAGAAGCACCCTGCACTCTGCTCACGTATGTCAGGGAGACATCAGAGGACTAATATTTTCTCCAAAAATTGCCACATGAGAAAACCATGATGGCAAGTATCTTACAGAAAAAAGTCGAAGCTGCCATACAGTTTGACACATCAATTGTTAGGCCCGTATTACAGGATAGAAAACTCACATTACGGAGAGATCAGGGAAAATACGACATTTTTGCACGCATGTTGAAGAGCATAAAGCCCGAAACTCAACCTGCCAAACACAATGCTCATCACCATGgaatttttaatcaaaaaaaaaaacagatatcGTCAATTAAAGAATTTTGCTATGCTCAGGTCAGAAAATGAGATCAATTTATTGTCCAAACGGATAAGATATTACAGCAAAAGTTGGGATGAGACTGAAGTTAAGAAGTTGGATACACTCTTTTAAATGACACCACATGAATAATAGTAGTTACCAAATATTAGCTACATCCAGCTTTAGTGATCGGTGATTGGGTTTCCAGAAGAAGCATCACAAGCTAGTCTATCAACACTTTATTAGGATAGCTGTTTGGAAGTAACAAGAACGTGGAAGCATTGATGATTTGATGCTCATTTATAGGCAATATATGGATGTTAGTGAGATTATTTTTGAGGTCAGTCAAACCTCATAGCTGGACTATATCACCAAAATGGCATTTCAGCCAAAagcattttgaaaaaaaaaaagggaagagcaGTAAATAAAAGAACAAGTTAAACAAAATTAAGGACTCATTGAGACAAAAATAATCTAGTCTATGGCATGAATGTCAAGGATTAGGGTATTCATGATCATTAGCCTATCCATTTCAATACCCAACTAACTACCCAAGTATCCAAACTCATCCCAAATAATACTTTTACCCATCccaggttttctactttggtttaagcaGGTTGGATAGCATGGGTATCTAAAAAAAACTGACCCACTGTCATCCCTAGGCTATATAGTGGTAAGAAGTTTATATCACATGAGCTAGAAAAAAGAATATCATCCATGTAGATATTAAGATATGTAGATTATATTTAGAGTATAATAACAACAAACGCAAAAGCAAAGTACCCCCACAAATATAGGGCTCGAGGCCCAGTAAAGCAGTAGTCAAGTTTTCCTATGATTGGAGGGCTTTATAGCTGAAATCCTCTAAGCAAACATGCACGCACATGGAAACAACCAAAAGATATACGCATCAACCTAGATCATTTAGATTGCTCAGTCTAAGCCAATCAGAGAGCTGGATCAACTTGGAATGGCCAGATTGGCTGGCCtgtatttgtttcttttgaaTCAGCCA comes from the Musa acuminata AAA Group cultivar baxijiao chromosome BXJ1-10, Cavendish_Baxijiao_AAA, whole genome shotgun sequence genome and includes:
- the LOC135596023 gene encoding uncharacterized protein LOC135596023; protein product: MFRQSSNRNSLDKGSMVKRVLQIALLLAVVVWLLNRINKNEYAGDQINIDQEYVDFGRKGKAGSENVVVINGQTIDFDDISETNEAGGQAEAFGQHSEEKNEDESFGKEQEESHKNISDTDQTETQEEQLGNKDGNDDSSISNRDVTVGNEMSTSEMDALRLPSQRDSENSQDPNEGENLGDDSLQRNKLVTLGRSKNDTEEEITFDEERIFGSQNQLEGDGKVDEIENKTIDSNGGVESENEISGENSFEVEKETTETNGGGKFQTDGSDSLEDTTANPSSDDTSFSLPNNENNEVSINNEPSDKITLDSQGDISSTHSEATEHHTMQNVSSDTRTVDEATGLPNTTEEKVPVIPTDSEVPKREAVEFQDTSVTKAEVTDDDDPSVEETNTESDDKLPVTSVADHAENVELPVFDKALERDAADSSGDNASDSGRNDFKEEKMDLESNKEDATSEPQNAGDSFSLGTNSETSSASEAGNSSHTNENILQIPTNEVPKADAENSQVDDFAKGEENSRNIEDTTEPNPKEETNSESGNNDASSGGGDNADSWKEGGKDSE
- the LOC103968860 gene encoding uncharacterized protein LOC103968860 — translated: MERGVPVEELTSGASGRIIPVFRNIRRSVPSPASLLRLLLFLHALAMWFLLFIRRRSPISWRSMAASASSRRRTGVGTWSAAAEEEDVLRRRALAERVEMVPLSEEGGGEVACRCGTFLFLGPRRTALYCRSWLPASGDLRGILVIIHGLNEHSGRYSHFAKQLMECNFGVYAMDWIGHGGSDGLHGYVPSLDYVVEDTGKFLEKITSDNPGVPCFLFGHSTGGAVVLKAASYPHIKAMVEGIILTSPALRVKPAHPIVGAVAPIFSLVLPKFQFKGANKRGIPVSRDPAAMSAKYSDPLVYTRPIRVRTGHEILRISSYLLQNMKSITVPFFVLHGTADRVTDPLASQDLYNVAASRHKDIKLYEGFLHDLLFEPERDEVGGDIINWMLKMLQLQNM